Proteins encoded by one window of Micromonospora coxensis:
- a CDS encoding DUF742 domain-containing protein — MTRLAGGEDPDPEPLVRIRPYLRSPAPSGGEGASATAEPEATRPAGPRPFVLTAGRVAGADPAIGLETQVTARGGAGGPAARLAPELQAIIALCAQPISVAEISARTRMQFGVTRVLVGDLRAAGHLDVHVGDVEDALDPDIILRVIDGLRAIS; from the coding sequence ATGACCCGGCTGGCCGGCGGCGAGGATCCGGACCCGGAACCGCTGGTCCGGATCCGGCCCTACCTGCGGTCGCCGGCACCGTCCGGCGGCGAGGGCGCGTCGGCGACCGCCGAACCGGAGGCCACCCGCCCGGCCGGGCCACGCCCGTTCGTGCTCACCGCCGGGCGGGTCGCCGGCGCGGATCCGGCGATCGGCCTGGAGACCCAGGTGACCGCGCGGGGCGGGGCCGGCGGCCCGGCCGCCCGGCTCGCCCCGGAGTTGCAGGCGATCATCGCGCTCTGCGCCCAGCCGATCTCGGTCGCGGAGATCTCCGCCCGCACGCGCATGCAGTTCGGCGTGACGCGTGTCCTGGTCGGCGACCTGCGGGCCGCCGGCCACCTCGACGTGCACGTCGGGGACGTCGAGGACGCCCTTGACCCCGACATCATCCTGCGAGTGATTGATGGACTCCGTGCGATCTCCTGA
- a CDS encoding roadblock/LC7 domain-containing protein: MTSPFLHDNVDRTTGVELSPEARTFNWLLDSFTSSTAGVMEAIAVSSDGLLMAMSAIKDRSNAERLAAVVSGMTSLAGGAASWYALGGLNRVIVDMADGYLLISAISSGSVLGVVADRSANLGTVAYEMTLFAGRAGGALTPRLIAELKNAVQQ; encoded by the coding sequence GTGACCAGCCCCTTCCTGCACGACAACGTCGACCGTACGACCGGCGTCGAGCTCAGCCCGGAGGCCCGCACCTTCAACTGGCTGCTGGACTCGTTCACCTCCAGCACCGCCGGGGTGATGGAGGCGATCGCCGTCTCGTCGGACGGGCTGCTGATGGCCATGTCGGCGATCAAGGACCGGTCCAACGCCGAGCGCCTCGCCGCCGTGGTCTCCGGCATGACCAGCCTGGCCGGCGGCGCGGCGAGCTGGTACGCCCTCGGCGGACTGAACCGGGTGATCGTCGACATGGCCGACGGCTATCTGCTGATCAGCGCGATCAGCAGCGGCTCGGTGCTCGGCGTGGTCGCCGACCGGTCGGCCAACCTCGGCACCGTGGCGTACGAGATGACGCTCTTCGCCGGGCGGGCCGGTGGCGCGCTCACCCCGAGACTGATCGCCGAGCTGAAGAACGCCGTTCAGCAATGA
- a CDS encoding gas vesicle protein GvpO translates to MAPGRIRGDGGRERRPEPEARYDDEDYEPISTAEAAREGLRQIVGLTGKDPLGITSIQATDDGWLIGVEVVEDHRIPASTDLLGLYEVELDMVGQLLGYRRARRYQRGKGDGG, encoded by the coding sequence TTGGCGCCAGGACGGATCCGCGGCGACGGCGGGCGCGAGCGACGACCGGAGCCCGAGGCCCGGTACGACGACGAGGACTACGAGCCGATCTCGACGGCCGAGGCGGCTCGGGAGGGGCTGCGGCAGATCGTCGGGCTGACCGGCAAGGACCCGCTCGGGATCACCTCGATCCAGGCCACCGACGACGGGTGGCTGATCGGCGTGGAGGTCGTGGAGGACCACCGCATCCCCGCCTCCACCGACCTGCTCGGCCTCTACGAGGTGGAGCTGGACATGGTGGGGCAGCTGCTGGGGTACCGGCGGGCCCGCCGCTACCAGCGCGGCAAGGGCGACGGGGGTTGA
- a CDS encoding SRPBCC family protein: MVTNPTGGLAGKARDQLGSDLRDLASAIGERAVSVVTERLTGATGRLSEYAKTGGGPGLIAAATGAQKLAEGHSPMKAMFHAGLAGGKEKLMSAFGGGKGGKGGGKKLKVTNIVETIEVGVPVRAAYNQWTTFGDFPSFMKKVEQAENGSDEKMTWRAQVFWSHRSWESTIVRQVPDKLIHWRSKGEKGTVDGTVSFHELTPDLTRILVVLEYHPKGLFEHTGNLWRAQGRRVRLELKHFVRHVMTTTVLDPDSVEGWRGEIEDSRVVKDHETALQEEQEAREQAEQAETEEPETEEPEAEQEPEEERPGTGGRRRPPQRRRPPEEEEYDDYHEGEDYDEGYDEEEPEEEQPPPRRRQPERARRPQPRAEREPREEREPREERSRPAARRPEAPRRPVVRRRREERGE, from the coding sequence ATGGTGACCAACCCCACCGGCGGTCTCGCCGGCAAGGCCCGTGACCAGCTCGGCAGCGACCTGAGGGACCTGGCCTCGGCGATCGGCGAGCGGGCCGTCTCGGTGGTGACCGAGCGGCTGACCGGCGCCACCGGGCGGCTCAGCGAGTACGCGAAGACGGGCGGCGGCCCCGGCCTGATCGCGGCGGCCACCGGGGCGCAGAAGCTGGCCGAGGGCCACTCCCCGATGAAGGCCATGTTCCATGCCGGCCTGGCCGGCGGTAAGGAGAAGCTGATGTCGGCGTTCGGCGGCGGCAAGGGTGGCAAGGGCGGTGGCAAGAAGCTCAAGGTCACCAACATCGTCGAGACGATCGAGGTCGGCGTGCCGGTCCGGGCCGCGTACAACCAGTGGACGACCTTCGGCGACTTCCCGAGCTTCATGAAGAAGGTCGAGCAGGCCGAGAACGGCTCGGACGAGAAGATGACCTGGCGGGCCCAGGTCTTCTGGTCGCACCGGAGCTGGGAGTCGACAATCGTCCGGCAGGTCCCGGACAAGCTGATCCACTGGCGGTCCAAGGGCGAGAAGGGCACGGTCGACGGCACCGTCAGCTTCCACGAGCTGACCCCGGACCTGACCCGCATCCTGGTCGTGCTGGAGTACCACCCGAAGGGCCTCTTCGAGCACACCGGCAACCTCTGGCGGGCGCAGGGCCGGCGGGTCCGGCTGGAGCTGAAGCACTTCGTCCGGCACGTGATGACCACCACCGTGCTCGACCCCGACTCCGTCGAGGGCTGGCGGGGCGAGATCGAGGACTCCCGGGTGGTCAAGGACCACGAAACCGCGCTCCAGGAGGAGCAGGAGGCCCGCGAGCAGGCCGAGCAGGCCGAGACCGAGGAGCCCGAGACCGAGGAGCCCGAGGCCGAGCAGGAACCGGAGGAGGAGCGGCCCGGCACGGGCGGCCGTCGCCGGCCGCCGCAGCGTCGTCGTCCCCCCGAGGAGGAGGAGTACGACGACTACCACGAGGGCGAGGACTACGACGAGGGGTACGACGAGGAGGAGCCCGAGGAGGAGCAGCCTCCGCCGCGCCGGCGTCAGCCGGAGCGCGCCCGCCGCCCGCAGCCCCGTGCCGAGCGGGAGCCCCGGGAGGAGCGGGAGCCCCGCGAGGAGCGGTCCCGTCCGGCCGCCCGCCGCCCGGAGGCGCCCCGTCGTCCGGTGGTCCGTCGCCGGCGTGAGGAGCGCGGCGAATGA
- the gvpJ gene encoding gas vesicle protein GvpJ has protein sequence MTSPRQPSVVQNTGQVMGAGHEPANLGDILERVLDRGIVIAGDIRVSLLDIELLTLKLRLVIASVDTARQIGIDWWEHDPWLSSKARPPVEPGPRDPEQVAAERRPRVARRAAREEWNEYDR, from the coding sequence ATGACCAGTCCGCGGCAACCGTCGGTGGTGCAGAACACCGGCCAGGTGATGGGTGCCGGTCACGAGCCGGCGAACCTCGGCGACATCCTCGAACGGGTCCTCGACCGGGGCATCGTGATCGCCGGCGACATCCGGGTCAGCCTGCTCGACATCGAGCTGCTGACGTTGAAGCTGCGGCTGGTCATCGCCTCGGTCGACACCGCCCGGCAGATCGGGATCGACTGGTGGGAGCACGACCCGTGGCTCAGTTCGAAGGCCCGGCCACCGGTCGAGCCCGGTCCGCGCGATCCCGAGCAGGTGGCGGCCGAGCGCCGGCCCAGGGTCGCCCGCCGGGCCGCACGGGAGGAGTGGAATGAGTACGACCGCTGA
- a CDS encoding GvpL/GvpF family gas vesicle protein, with product MADEIGLFLYGIVPSDVEPTPDATGVGDPPGEVDVVRHGDLAVLVSEVGLEEPIGRPADLTAYQTLLDGTAEVAPVLPVRFGTVVTGPDAVVDLLKAHHDRFAAALDEFEDRTQYTVHGRFDEQQLISELLAENADAAALAEQVRGRPEIESREQRIRLGEMIAQAVELRREAENRALIDAVGELAVLHAPRQPSDELDAVNVAFLVGVDDEKEFVQVLEDFAEQRRDLIRTRLLGPLAPYDFVSAHQLVE from the coding sequence ATGGCTGACGAGATCGGACTGTTCCTGTACGGCATCGTGCCGTCCGACGTGGAGCCGACCCCGGACGCCACCGGGGTCGGCGACCCGCCGGGCGAGGTGGACGTCGTCCGCCACGGCGACCTGGCGGTGCTGGTCAGCGAGGTGGGACTGGAGGAGCCCATCGGGCGGCCGGCCGACCTGACGGCGTACCAGACGCTGCTGGACGGGACCGCGGAGGTCGCGCCGGTGCTGCCGGTGCGCTTCGGCACGGTGGTGACCGGGCCGGACGCGGTGGTCGACCTGCTGAAGGCGCACCACGACCGGTTCGCCGCCGCCCTGGACGAGTTCGAGGACCGGACCCAGTACACGGTGCACGGCCGTTTCGACGAGCAGCAGCTGATCAGTGAGCTGCTGGCGGAGAACGCGGACGCGGCGGCGCTGGCCGAGCAGGTCCGGGGCCGTCCGGAGATCGAGAGCCGGGAGCAGCGCATCCGCCTCGGCGAGATGATCGCGCAGGCGGTGGAGCTGCGCCGGGAGGCGGAGAACCGGGCGCTGATCGACGCGGTCGGCGAGCTGGCGGTGCTGCACGCGCCGCGCCAGCCCAGCGACGAGCTGGACGCGGTCAACGTGGCCTTCCTGGTCGGGGTGGACGACGAGAAGGAGTTCGTCCAGGTGCTGGAGGACTTCGCCGAGCAGCGTCGGGACCTGATCCGGACGCGGCTGCTCGGCCCGCTGGCCCCGTACGACTTCGTCAGCGCCCATCAGCTGGTGGAGTGA
- the gvpJ gene encoding gas vesicle protein GvpJ: protein MTIATTSGGGQPGSALERGGSGGGTLADVVETVLDKGVVIDAQVSVAVVGIQLLEINARIVIASVETYLRFAEAVDRLSIVPKDQKGLPDLVGDAGKAATKGKAISGLGKAAQEISGAVADSLGDRGSDRERPRRRRDEER, encoded by the coding sequence ATGACGATCGCGACGACCAGCGGGGGCGGACAGCCCGGCAGCGCGCTGGAGCGCGGCGGCAGCGGCGGCGGCACCTTGGCCGACGTGGTGGAGACGGTGCTCGACAAGGGCGTCGTGATCGACGCCCAGGTCTCCGTCGCCGTGGTCGGCATCCAGTTGCTGGAGATCAACGCCCGGATCGTCATCGCCAGCGTCGAGACGTACCTGCGGTTCGCCGAGGCGGTCGACCGGCTGAGCATCGTGCCCAAGGACCAGAAGGGGCTGCCCGACCTCGTCGGCGACGCGGGCAAGGCGGCCACCAAGGGCAAGGCGATCTCCGGCCTGGGCAAGGCGGCACAGGAGATCAGCGGCGCGGTGGCGGACTCGCTGGGCGACCGGGGGTCCGACCGGGAACGCCCGCGCCGACGCCGGGACGAGGAGCGCTGA
- a CDS encoding gas vesicle protein GvpG, producing the protein MDILWGLLTLPYAPVRGLTAVVKVIAREAEAKQYDPATVRRELEELDEAARAGDLTAAERDRAQQQVLDRLTGTSGGVAAPADRPTRRPAGTRRRSAARRDDHDRRRGR; encoded by the coding sequence GTGGACATCCTCTGGGGACTGCTGACCCTGCCGTACGCCCCGGTGCGCGGCCTCACCGCGGTGGTGAAGGTGATCGCCCGGGAGGCGGAGGCCAAGCAGTACGACCCGGCCACCGTCCGGCGCGAGCTGGAGGAGCTGGACGAGGCGGCGCGTGCCGGTGACCTCACCGCCGCCGAACGGGACCGGGCCCAGCAGCAGGTGCTGGACCGGCTGACCGGGACCAGCGGCGGCGTCGCCGCGCCGGCGGACCGCCCCACGCGGCGGCCCGCCGGCACCCGGCGGCGGTCGGCCGCCCGACGTGACGACCACGACCGACGGCGAGGGAGGTGA
- a CDS encoding GvpL/GvpF family gas vesicle protein has protein sequence MSTTAEPAATVGAWLHGVVRDADDGVLATVAGMDGVAVRAVRAAGLAAVVSAVPLDGYGEEALRRNLEDLAWLERVARSHHAVVDALSRTGPVVPARLATVHHDDTRVAAMLAARRADLAGALDRLTGRGEWGVKGYVVPGAVPRSEEPTGEGGAGAAYLRRRRAQLTARDEGQRIAAEAAAAVHAALAGYAVEARRHTPQDRRLSGAATAMVLNGAYLVDAGTVDGFAALVRELADRRPEIRLELTGPWPPYSFVDGRPEEQAVHTVREAAW, from the coding sequence ATGAGTACGACCGCTGAGCCGGCGGCCACCGTCGGCGCCTGGCTGCACGGCGTGGTGCGGGACGCCGACGACGGCGTGCTGGCCACGGTCGCCGGCATGGACGGCGTCGCGGTCCGCGCGGTCCGCGCCGCCGGCCTGGCCGCCGTGGTCAGCGCCGTCCCGCTGGACGGGTACGGCGAGGAGGCGCTGCGCCGGAACCTGGAGGACCTGGCCTGGCTGGAGCGGGTGGCCCGGTCGCACCACGCGGTGGTGGACGCGCTGAGCCGGACGGGTCCGGTGGTGCCGGCCCGGCTGGCCACCGTGCACCACGACGACACCCGGGTCGCCGCGATGCTCGCCGCGCGCCGCGCCGACCTGGCCGGCGCGCTGGACCGGCTCACCGGTCGCGGCGAGTGGGGCGTCAAGGGGTACGTGGTGCCGGGCGCCGTGCCGCGCAGCGAGGAGCCGACCGGCGAGGGTGGGGCCGGTGCGGCGTACCTGCGGCGGCGCCGTGCCCAGCTCACCGCCCGGGACGAGGGGCAGCGGATCGCCGCCGAGGCGGCCGCCGCCGTGCACGCCGCCCTCGCCGGGTACGCCGTCGAGGCGCGCCGGCACACCCCGCAGGACCGGCGGCTGTCGGGCGCGGCGACCGCGATGGTGCTCAACGGCGCGTACCTGGTGGACGCCGGGACCGTGGACGGCTTCGCCGCGCTGGTACGCGAGCTGGCCGACCGGCGTCCGGAGATCCGGCTGGAGTTGACCGGCCCGTGGCCGCCGTACTCCTTCGTCGACGGGCGGCCGGAGGAGCAGGCCGTGCACACCGTACGGGAGGCGGCGTGGTGA
- a CDS encoding GTP-binding protein, whose product MDSVRSPDWPVAPLGGLAANSASARYAAPGGGPAVPPPAAVAPPPPYRPPTPPEAVPTPVTRSGSGGAPIPVKILIAGGFGVGKTTTVGAISEIAPLTTEAEMTSAGIGVDDPGTRSTKTTTTVAMDFGCVTIDRSLKLYLFGTPGQARFGFMWDDLARGALGALVVVDSSRLDDCYPAIDYFERAGLPFVVGVNAFDGRIAHDLDAIRWALAIGSHVPLVRFDARDRLSVRDALLVVLDRALDRATRSRDS is encoded by the coding sequence ATGGACTCCGTGCGATCTCCTGACTGGCCGGTCGCCCCGCTGGGTGGGCTCGCCGCCAACAGCGCCTCCGCCCGCTACGCCGCCCCGGGTGGCGGTCCCGCTGTGCCGCCACCGGCCGCGGTCGCGCCACCGCCGCCGTACCGGCCGCCGACGCCGCCGGAGGCCGTGCCGACGCCGGTGACCCGGAGCGGGTCCGGCGGGGCGCCGATCCCGGTGAAGATCCTGATCGCCGGGGGCTTCGGCGTCGGCAAGACCACCACGGTCGGCGCGATCTCCGAGATCGCCCCGCTGACCACCGAGGCCGAGATGACCAGCGCCGGCATCGGGGTGGACGACCCGGGCACCCGGAGCACCAAGACCACCACCACGGTGGCCATGGACTTCGGCTGCGTCACCATCGACCGCAGCCTGAAGCTGTACCTCTTCGGCACGCCCGGCCAGGCCCGGTTCGGGTTCATGTGGGACGACCTGGCCCGGGGCGCGCTCGGCGCGCTGGTGGTGGTGGACAGCTCCCGGCTCGACGACTGCTACCCGGCGATCGACTACTTCGAGCGGGCCGGACTGCCGTTCGTGGTCGGGGTGAACGCCTTCGACGGCCGGATCGCCCACGACCTCGACGCGATCCGCTGGGCGCTGGCCATCGGCAGCCACGTGCCGCTGGTGCGGTTCGACGCCCGGGACCGGCTCTCGGTACGCGACGCCCTGCTGGTCGTCCTGGACCGGGCGCTGGACCGGGCGACCCGATCCAGGGACAGCTGA
- a CDS encoding gas vesicle protein: MVTGPLAPSTADDPLAYRPVALVDLLDRVLGTGVVITGDITLAIADIDLVRISLRALVASVGALAPPGPGPGESG, from the coding sequence GTGGTGACCGGCCCGCTCGCGCCGAGCACGGCCGACGACCCGCTGGCCTACCGGCCGGTGGCCCTGGTGGACCTGCTCGACCGGGTGCTCGGCACCGGCGTGGTCATCACCGGTGACATCACCCTGGCCATCGCCGACATCGATCTGGTCCGTATCTCGCTGCGCGCGCTGGTCGCCTCGGTCGGCGCCCTCGCGCCGCCCGGGCCGGGGCCCGGGGAGTCGGGATGA
- a CDS encoding GNAT family N-acetyltransferase, which translates to MRGAVRLEPVDERNLEPLLSVAVAEAEPDDVMPPVDAPAGWSAARREAFREFHRASFAGLDGPTRTLMYAILAGGEVVGMVRMSRCDEPGVVETGMWLGRSARGQGLGVAALRELMDAAAAAGMQAVVADTTRDNAGAVEVLRKCGAKLLENGDRVHAEICLDATPPAL; encoded by the coding sequence GTGAGGGGTGCCGTACGACTGGAGCCGGTGGACGAGCGCAACCTGGAGCCGTTGCTCTCCGTAGCCGTCGCCGAGGCCGAACCGGACGACGTGATGCCCCCGGTCGACGCCCCGGCCGGCTGGTCGGCGGCCCGCCGGGAGGCGTTCCGGGAGTTCCACCGGGCCAGCTTCGCCGGCCTGGACGGCCCCACCCGCACCCTGATGTACGCGATCCTCGCCGGTGGCGAGGTGGTCGGCATGGTCCGGATGAGCCGCTGCGACGAGCCCGGTGTGGTGGAGACCGGCATGTGGCTCGGCCGCTCCGCGCGGGGGCAGGGTCTCGGCGTGGCCGCCCTGCGGGAGTTGATGGACGCCGCGGCGGCCGCCGGCATGCAGGCCGTCGTCGCCGACACCACGCGGGACAACGCCGGCGCGGTGGAAGTGCTCCGCAAATGCGGCGCGAAATTGCTGGAGAATGGCGACCGGGTGCACGCGGAAATCTGTCTCGACGCGACGCCGCCAGCGCTCTGA
- a CDS encoding gas vesicle protein K — translation MTGPQRPGGVGWEGGPDRPGGRRDEAAELAAALGEPSWQAPRVKPLDRRLAVDRDSVERGLASLVLTVIELLRQLMERQALRRVDLGDLTEEQIERVGATLMALEQQMTELREYFGLAPEDLNLDLGPLGPLLPTD, via the coding sequence ATGACCGGGCCGCAGCGGCCCGGCGGAGTCGGGTGGGAGGGCGGACCGGACCGACCCGGCGGCCGGCGGGACGAGGCGGCCGAGCTGGCCGCCGCGCTCGGTGAGCCGAGCTGGCAGGCGCCCCGGGTGAAGCCCCTCGACCGGCGGCTCGCCGTCGACCGGGACTCGGTCGAGCGGGGGCTGGCCAGTCTCGTGCTCACCGTGATCGAGCTGCTGCGTCAGCTCATGGAACGACAGGCGCTGCGCCGGGTGGACCTCGGCGACCTCACCGAGGAGCAGATCGAGCGGGTCGGCGCGACGCTGATGGCACTGGAGCAGCAGATGACCGAACTGCGCGAGTACTTCGGCCTCGCCCCGGAGGACCTCAACCTCGACCTGGGCCCGCTCGGCCCGCTCCTCCCCACCGACTGA
- a CDS encoding DUF3263 domain-containing protein: MPPADAAPAAADRSEPSPGRAAAEVAGRTVPPPRSVPPVETTGAAPEVAGSTPDDSAPPPPVEAVATGAESDGDGPAADALTEREQRILAFERQWWRHAGAKEQAIRDTFGLSATRYYQLLNALLDRPAALAAEPVLVGRLRRLRSSRARNRRR; the protein is encoded by the coding sequence ATGCCCCCCGCCGACGCCGCCCCGGCCGCCGCCGACCGGTCCGAGCCGTCGCCGGGCCGGGCCGCCGCCGAGGTCGCCGGGCGTACGGTCCCGCCGCCGCGCTCCGTCCCCCCGGTGGAGACCACCGGCGCCGCCCCGGAGGTCGCCGGGTCGACGCCGGACGACAGCGCGCCGCCCCCGCCCGTCGAGGCGGTCGCCACCGGTGCGGAGTCCGACGGGGACGGCCCCGCCGCCGACGCGCTCACCGAACGGGAGCAGCGGATCCTGGCCTTCGAACGGCAGTGGTGGCGGCACGCCGGGGCGAAGGAGCAGGCCATCCGGGACACCTTCGGCCTCTCCGCCACCCGCTACTACCAGCTGCTCAACGCCCTGCTGGACCGGCCCGCCGCACTCGCCGCCGAGCCGGTGCTGGTCGGGCGGCTGCGCCGGCTGCGCTCGTCGCGCGCCCGTAACCGCCGCCGCTGA
- a CDS encoding AAA family ATPase, translating into MAEPELTLTASLRPAALDARRGVVRLHPEVLTALALRPGDPVRLAGRRVTAGIVAPAEAGAGATLLHADDLVLGNLGVRDGGQVTVSPAPVTPARRVVLTGPVPVVAAVSPEMLRLALLGKMVTPGDDVSLLPQDVLPDASVRALVDAARRSLANTVGYAWTSTLLTVVEAEPDDGALVTMDTVVGWEHGHVTHGAAPARAATHGPPAGAGGPTGTGGTGGPTGTGGTGGPTGTGGSAGATAGTGTGSASRGRAGGGTPDRYSGTGAGTGDDSGGGAGAGGGQATATRAGAGGATGQAEDATARDDLAAQDAPHVDELPGLRAQAEELTELLDLGFHHREVLGRLGTTVSLGVLVSGPAGSGKSALVGAVAATVGARVRRLWAPELAALTNDAAARRLREAATEVRADGPAVLLVADVEALAPADDAGPLSTVFRQVLAETVRSGAAVVCTTSRPEAVDPALRAPDLLSLRITVPLPDPALRREQLTVLTRQVPLADDVRLDEVAGRTPGFVAADLAALVREAGVRAALRQKSARTPTVAMADFTAALEVVRPTTMAASTLELASVTLDDVGDLVEVKQTLTESVLWPLTYPDTFARLGVQPPRGVLLYGPPGCGKTYLVTALAGSGRANVLSVKGAELLSKWVGESERAVRELFRRAREAAPTLVFLDEVDALAPVRGQATDGGTTDRVVAALLTELDGVEALRNVVVVGATNRPDLVDPALLRPGRLERLVYVPPPDGPARAEILRASSRNVPLAEDVDLAALGGELDGFSAADCAALVREAALAAMRESLTASTVTAAHVATARRRVRPSLDPAQVAWLAAYADKHQPH; encoded by the coding sequence GTGGCCGAACCGGAGCTGACCCTCACCGCGAGCCTGCGACCGGCCGCGCTGGACGCACGGCGCGGCGTCGTCCGGCTGCACCCGGAGGTGCTGACCGCGCTCGCGCTGCGCCCCGGCGACCCGGTCCGGCTCGCCGGCCGGCGGGTGACCGCCGGGATCGTCGCGCCCGCCGAGGCGGGGGCCGGCGCCACTCTGCTGCACGCCGACGATCTCGTCCTGGGCAACCTGGGGGTGCGTGACGGCGGGCAGGTGACGGTCTCCCCCGCCCCGGTGACCCCGGCCCGCCGGGTGGTCCTGACCGGCCCGGTGCCGGTCGTCGCGGCGGTGTCGCCGGAGATGCTCCGGCTCGCCCTGCTCGGCAAGATGGTCACCCCGGGCGACGACGTCTCGCTGCTGCCGCAGGACGTGCTCCCCGACGCCTCGGTCCGGGCCCTGGTCGACGCCGCCCGCCGCAGCCTGGCCAACACCGTCGGGTACGCCTGGACCAGCACCCTGCTCACCGTGGTCGAGGCCGAGCCGGACGACGGCGCGCTGGTCACCATGGACACCGTGGTCGGCTGGGAGCACGGCCACGTCACCCACGGCGCCGCCCCGGCGCGCGCCGCCACGCACGGCCCGCCGGCCGGCGCGGGCGGCCCGACCGGTACGGGCGGTACGGGCGGCCCGACCGGTACGGGCGGTACGGGCGGCCCGACCGGTACGGGCGGATCCGCCGGTGCCACGGCGGGCACGGGCACGGGAAGCGCATCCCGGGGCAGGGCAGGGGGCGGCACCCCGGATCGGTACAGCGGGACGGGCGCGGGCACCGGCGATGACTCGGGCGGTGGCGCGGGCGCGGGCGGTGGCCAGGCGACCGCCACCCGCGCCGGAGCGGGCGGCGCGACCGGGCAGGCCGAGGACGCGACCGCCCGGGACGACCTGGCCGCGCAGGACGCGCCGCACGTGGACGAACTGCCCGGGCTGCGCGCCCAGGCCGAGGAGCTGACCGAACTGCTCGACCTCGGCTTCCACCACCGCGAGGTGCTGGGCCGGCTGGGCACCACCGTCTCGCTGGGCGTGCTGGTCAGCGGACCGGCCGGGTCGGGCAAGTCGGCGCTGGTCGGGGCGGTCGCGGCGACCGTCGGCGCCCGGGTCCGCCGGCTCTGGGCCCCGGAGCTGGCCGCGCTGACCAATGACGCGGCGGCCCGCCGGCTGCGCGAGGCGGCCACCGAGGTACGCGCCGACGGACCGGCCGTGCTGCTGGTCGCCGACGTGGAGGCGCTCGCCCCGGCCGACGACGCCGGTCCGCTGTCCACCGTGTTCCGGCAGGTGCTCGCCGAGACCGTCCGCTCCGGGGCGGCGGTGGTCTGCACCACCTCCCGTCCCGAGGCGGTCGACCCGGCGCTGCGCGCCCCGGACCTGCTCTCCCTGCGGATCACCGTCCCGCTGCCCGACCCGGCCCTGCGCCGCGAGCAGTTGACCGTGCTCACCCGGCAGGTGCCGCTGGCCGACGACGTACGCCTCGACGAGGTCGCCGGCCGTACCCCCGGATTCGTGGCGGCGGACCTGGCCGCCCTGGTCCGCGAGGCCGGGGTGCGCGCGGCGCTGCGACAGAAGTCGGCGCGGACGCCGACGGTGGCGATGGCCGACTTCACCGCCGCCCTGGAGGTGGTCCGGCCGACCACGATGGCGGCGTCCACCCTGGAGCTGGCCTCGGTCACCCTGGACGACGTCGGCGATCTGGTCGAGGTGAAGCAGACCCTCACCGAGTCGGTGCTCTGGCCGCTGACCTACCCGGACACCTTCGCCCGGCTGGGCGTGCAGCCGCCTCGCGGGGTGCTGCTCTACGGCCCGCCCGGCTGCGGCAAGACGTACCTGGTCACCGCGCTGGCCGGCTCCGGCCGGGCGAACGTGCTCTCGGTCAAGGGCGCGGAGCTGCTCTCCAAGTGGGTGGGCGAGAGCGAACGGGCCGTCCGGGAGCTGTTCCGGCGGGCCCGCGAGGCCGCGCCCACGCTGGTCTTCCTCGACGAGGTGGACGCGCTGGCCCCGGTACGCGGCCAGGCCACCGACGGCGGTACGACCGACCGGGTGGTCGCCGCGCTGCTGACCGAGCTGGACGGGGTGGAGGCGCTGCGCAACGTGGTGGTGGTCGGCGCGACGAACCGCCCGGACCTGGTCGACCCGGCGCTGCTGCGTCCCGGCCGGCTGGAACGGCTGGTCTACGTGCCGCCACCGGACGGGCCCGCCCGGGCGGAGATCCTGCGCGCGTCGTCGCGGAACGTGCCGCTCGCCGAGGACGTCGACCTGGCCGCGCTCGGCGGGGAGCTGGACGGCTTCTCGGCGGCCGACTGCGCGGCGCTGGTGCGGGAGGCGGCGCTGGCCGCGATGCGCGAGTCGCTGACCGCGTCCACGGTCACCGCCGCCCACGTGGCGACCGCCCGCCGCCGCGTCCGCCCCTCCCTGGACCCCGCCCAGGTCGCCTGGCTCGCCGCCTACGCCGACAAACACCAGCCCCACTGA